The genomic region CAGCAACACGTGAAGTGCAGCAGTTGAGTGGTTCCCTTAAAGTGAATGCAGTGCTGTCACAAAGAGGTGAAAAATGCCGCCGCTGCGGGAAAATGAATCATACTGATGATGACTGCTGGTACAAAGACCGTGACTGTCACCAGTGTGGAAGGAAGGGCCACACGAAACGCATGTGCAAAGGTAGAGCCAGAAGCAGCCAAGATTGGaacaggaaagagaaagaggggaaaCATGAGCTGAAAGGCAATGCAGttaaaaacagagcaaaggACAAAAAGAGGAGAATTCATCATGTTGCCGCTGAGGAGAGTGAAAGTGAAGGAACCAGTCCCGACACTGATAGTGAGTTGGAGCTGTATTCTTTGTCACGAAAAGAGAAATATTCACGTATCTCCCTAATGCCTGTAGTTAACGGGAAGAAAATGGAGATGGAGATGGATACAGGGGCTGCTGTGTCTTTGATTCCATGGGAACAATATAAAAGTATGCTGAGTCAGTTGCCGCTGCAACCCACTGACATCATGCTGAAAACGTACACTGGGGAGCCGCTGGCACCAGAAGGGGTCATCAAGGTGCAAGTTGAACTGAATAAGCAGCGTGCAACTCTACCCTTGTACGTGGTAAAGGTGGATGCTCCACCACTGTTTGGTAGGGAGTGGCTGAGAGTGATTAAGCTGAACTGGAAAGACTTAAAGATGGTCCATGCCAGTGAGCAAAGCGGAAATGACAATCTGGAGGCTGTGCTAAAGAAACACTCTGCCGTTTTCTCTAAGGAGCTGGGCACAATGAAAGGAATTAAAGCCAGATTGACTCTTAGGCCTGATAGTGTCCCCAAATTCTGTCCACCACGTAACGTGCCTTATGCTCTCCGCCCTCGGGTGGAGGCAGAACTGAAACGCCTGACTGAGCTTGGGGTGATCACACCAGTGGAGCATAGTGATTGGGCTACGCCCGTGGTCCCTGTCAACAAGAAGGATGGCTCAGTGAGACTCTGTGGTGATTTCAAGGTCACTCTTAATTCGCAGCTCTGTGTGGATAAGTACCCACTTCCACGCATTGAGGACCTGTTTGCTTCTCTAGCAGGAGGTCAGCATTTCAGTAAGCTAGACTTAGCAAATGCCTACTTACAGATGGAGGTAGAAGAGGAGTCTAAGAAGCTGCTGACTATTTCGACACAAAAAGGGCTGTTCCGTTTCAATCGCTTGCCTTTTGGAGTGGCGTCTTCACCTGCATTGTTTCAGAAGGCTATGGATCAAGTGCTTCTCGGCCTACCATACACCCATTGTTATCTGGATGACATCCTCGTCAGTGGTCCAGATAAAGAGACACACCTGAGATCCCTTAAGGCAGTTTTGGGCAGGCTGGAGGACTATGGCCTGCGTCTCAAACAGGAGAAGTGCCTGTTTTTCCAAGAATCGGTGGAATACCTGGGCCACATAATTGATGCGGCAGGGTTACACAAATCACCAGAAAAGGTGCGTGCCGTTATGGAAGCTCCAGCACCAGCTGATGTCAGCCAGTTACGTTCTTTTCTGGGAATGCTCAACTATTATGGACGTTTCATACCTGATTTAGCTACAGTCCTGAAGCCGCTGAATGAGCTACTCAGTAAAGAGAAGAAATGGCAGTGGACATCAGCCTGCGAGTCAGCTTTCCAGAATGCTAAAGAACGTCTGGCCTCACCAAAAATACTCACCCACTACAATCCTGAACTGCCTCTCCATTTGGCATGTGACGCTTCACCATATGGCGTTGGAGCCGTGCTCTCACATGTCATGCCTGATGGCCAAGAACGGCCAATTGCTTATGCTTCACGAACCCTCAGCAAAGCAGAACGAAACTATGCTCAGATCGAGAGGGAGGCGTTGGCAATTGTTTTTGGAGTGCGCAAGTTTCACCAGTATCTCCATGGTAACAAGTTCACCTTGCTCACTGATCATCGCCCACTGACCTCAATTCTGAGTCCAGTAAAAGGTACACCATCAATGGCAGCTGCGCGAATGCAGCGTTGGGCGCTCCTTCTGTCAGCACATAATTACACCTTACAGTATCGGAAGGGGGCACATCACGCCAATGCTGACGGTCTGTCACGTTTACCTCTGCCCCTTGCACAGAAAGAGGAACAGGGAGCAGTTGAGGTATTCTACGCATCTCAGCTGGACACATTACCAGTCAGTGTCGCCGAGATCAGACGTGACACTTTGTCTGATGTCACTTTGTCTCGTGTGCTGGAAATGGTAATAACTGGACGTTTTCCAGCAACAAAGGACACAGATCAAGAGCTGTCACCCTATCTGATGCGCAGACATGAACTCACAATACAGCAGGGATGCCTCATGTGGGGCTTGAGGGTGGTTGTGCCACCTAAGCTGCGCTCTCATGTACTGAAAGAGCTCCACACTGCACATCCAGGGATGGTGAGGATGAAGAGCTTAGCTCGCAGCTATGTTTGGTGGCCTGGCATTGATTCTCAAATTGAGCTTCAAGCTAAAGCCTGCCACTCTTGTCAGCGTGTGCAAAAAGAGCCTGGGTTAGCGCCTTTACACCCTTGGCTGTGGCCTTCCTGTCCATGGGAACGGATCCATGTGGATTTTGCGGGTCCATTTGAAAGTCACATGTACCTGGTGGTGGTAGATGCACATTCCAAGTGGCCTGAAGTGCATATTATGGATAGCACCACAGCTGGTAAAACCATACAAGTGCTACGGGGTCTCTTTAGTCGCCATGGCATTCCCCACGTCCTGGTGAGTGATAACGGACCGCAGTTCTGTTCTGAGGAATTCAGGGTGTTCCTGAAAGCTAATGGAGTCAAACACATCCGCTCTGCGCCGTACCATCCTGCCACTAATGGTTTGGCTGAGCGTTTTGTGCAGACATTCAAGCATGCACTGAAAGCCTCCAGGGGTACAGCACCTGTGCAACAACGCCTTGACACGTTCCTCTTGACATATCGCAACACTCCGCATGCAACAACTAGAGAAACGCCAGCTATATTGTTCATTGGACGCAAGCTGCGCTCTCGACTGGATTTTTTGAAGCCCAGTGTGGCCGGAGCTGTGCGTCGGTCACAGGATGCGCAACAACAATGCCGACAGCAACACTCCAGGGACAGACGGTTCACTGTGGGCGAGCCTGTCCTGGTGCGCGATTATAGGAAGCGAGAGGACAAGTGGACGCACGGTGTCGTACTGGAGAAGACTGGGCCAGTGTCATACAAGGTGAATGTGGGAGCCCAAGGGGTGTGGAAACGTCATGTGGATCAGATGCTGACACGACCTGAGTCAGTATCTCAGCAGGTCACAGTGGATCCTCCGACAAGCTCTCAGATGTCACCAGCCCAGAGTGGTAGTGACACCATGCTTTACCCTTGTACAACTCTGCAGGAAGAGACTGTTGAACAAGTTATGGGGACCACCGTACCTCCAGATACACCCCAGTCTCTTAAATCATCACCGACTGACTGTACACAGGTTACAGAGCCTGTAAGACGTTACCCAGTGAGAGTCACCAAGCCACCCGCTCGTTATTGTGATGGGTGAGCGTATTAAGTAGTTCAGTGAGAGTGTTGGCGTTCAGAGACATTATTCTCAACTAAAAAGAAATTCATACAGAAAGCAACATTAGTTCCAGTTTTCATGAATGttgtaatataaaaaaaaaaaaagaaaaaaggtgctACTTTGGTTATGGGAAATGTTTCTGCGGGTGGTGCCACGGTCGCATAGCTTAGTGGGGAGGAGATGTTATGTATGAACCAAGAATTATTGTGTGCTATGCAAGCCATCGCCAGTAGGGGGCACCACGCccagttatgtgtgtgtgttacttctgTGTGAtcccaaaaaagaagaagtcaaCTTGTAAACAAACTGTTGTATGTGCAGTCTGACTCGGCATAATCCTTAATAGTGTATTGACACTACAGTGGAAATATAACAACACGCATATCACAACTACAGTactcacattacatttttcattatgGCGTTACTTGTATTGCAAAGGTTCTTCAGTTATCTGATTGCTgagaaattgtttttaaaaaaaatcaaataaacaagggcttgttttttttttcttcctggcgacaatcagctgattttagtTTATGCAGAAGAAGGAAAATGGTGGCGCAGTACAGCTTTTGATGAGTGGATGATAtgaatattacttttttttttttttttttttgcaacagtaAATTGCAAACAGCATCCCAGACAGAAACAATTACATTCCACTGCTAACAGAACTTaggctctttgcaagcatctgcacagacagcatgccaACACAAAGCTAGCCAAAAATCCAGACTGATGATAAAGCTGAATACAAcatcagcccagcagccagagcctgaacttcaacagatAACACATTGATGATAAGTCAGGTTTGAATCCTGGCAATCGCACGGAAGTGTCTGTAGGCTGGGTTTTCAAATTTCCTTGTGTTGttgtctttctttaaaagaaagatCATCTGTGCATCCTCATTGGGATAGGGATTTGTGCTGGTACAGTATGTGGGACTCTAGCCTAAGGTTAACATTGTCAGCTGGTAATTATGAGAcaatttcaggtcattttacaaagaaaaaataataatgtaatgagtagtgtaacaaattactttacAGCAAGCAATTAAGTAACGGGtaatgtgtaatacattactttttgAGTAACAACCCCAACACT from Astatotilapia calliptera chromosome 10, fAstCal1.2, whole genome shotgun sequence harbors:
- the LOC113031226 gene encoding uncharacterized protein K02A2.6-like; translation: MAGMIGQMDPFDDAGEQWATYIERFEHYTLANDIQPEKRVPVLLSVMGPKTYSLLRNLVAPSKPGTMQYDNIVGVLQAHFAPKPLVIAERFRFHKRNQGEEETVAQYVAVLKRLSEHCEFGAYLEDALRDRFVCGLKCETVQKRLLTEKDLTFRKAVDYAVSAETATREVQQLSGSLKVNAVLSQRGEKCRRCGKMNHTDDDCWYKDRDCHQCGRKGHTKRMCKGRARSSQDWNRKEKEGKHELKGNAVKNRAKDKKRRIHHVAAEESESEGTSPDTDSELELYSLSRKEKYSRISLMPVVNGKKMEMEMDTGAAVSLIPWEQYKSMLSQLPLQPTDIMLKTYTGEPLAPEGVIKVQVELNKQRATLPLYVVKVDAPPLFGREWLRVIKLNWKDLKMVHASEQSGNDNLEAVLKKHSAVFSKELGTMKGIKARLTLRPDSVPKFCPPRNVPYALRPRVEAELKRLTELGVITPVEHSDWATPVVPVNKKDGSVRLCGDFKVTLNSQLCVDKYPLPRIEDLFASLAGGQHFSKLDLANAYLQMEVEEESKKLLTISTQKGLFRFNRLPFGVASSPALFQKAMDQVLLGLPYTHCYLDDILVSGPDKETHLRSLKAVLGRLEDYGLRLKQEKCLFFQESVEYLGHIIDAAGLHKSPEKVRAVMEAPAPADVSQLRSFLGMLNYYGRFIPDLATVLKPLNELLSKEKKWQWTSACESAFQNAKERLASPKILTHYNPELPLHLACDASPYGVGAVLSHVMPDGQERPIAYASRTLSKAERNYAQIEREALAIVFGVRKFHQYLHGNKFTLLTDHRPLTSILSPVKGTPSMAAARMQRWALLLSAHNYTLQYRKGAHHANADGLSRLPLPLAQKEEQGAVEVFYASQLDTLPVSVAEIRRDTLSDVTLSRVLEMVITGRFPATKDTDQELSPYLMRRHELTIQQGCLMWGLRVVVPPKLRSHVLKELHTAHPGMVRMKSLARSYVWWPGIDSQIELQAKACHSCQRVQKEPGLAPLHPWLWPSCPWERIHVDFAGPFESHMYLVVVDAHSKWPEVHIMDSTTAGKTIQVLRGLFSRHGIPHVLVSDNGPQFCSEEFRVFLKANGVKHIRSAPYHPATNGLAERFVQTFKHALKASRGTAPVQQRLDTFLLTYRNTPHATTRETPAILFIGRKLRSRLDFLKPSVAGAVRRSQDAQQQCRQQHSRDRRFTVGEPVLVRDYRKREDKWTHGVVLEKTGPVSYKVNVGAQGVWKRHVDQMLTRPESVSQQVTVDPPTSSQMSPAQSGSDTMLYPCTTLQEETVEQVMGTTVPPDTPQSLKSSPTDCTQVTEPVRRYPVRVTKPPARYCDG